Proteins encoded by one window of Maliibacterium massiliense:
- the serS gene encoding serine--tRNA ligase: MLDIKLVRSNPDLVKENIKKKFQDEKLVLVDEVLEMDQQFRDAKARGDFLRSQRNTISRKIGTLMGQGKREEAEKTKAEVAAISKELAQLEMREEQLSAKIRERMLVIPNIIDPSVPIGRDDSQNVEVARFGEPAVPDFAVPYHVEIMEKLHGIDLDSARKTSGNGFYYLCGDIARLHSAILSYARDFMIDRGFTYYIPPFMIRSNVVTGVMSFAEMENMMYKIEGEDLYLIGTSEHSMIGKFIDTMLEEDQLPQTLTSYSPCFRKEVGAHGIEERGVYRIHQFEKQEMIVVCKPEESPSWFVKLYQNTVDFFRSMDIPVRTLECCSGDLADLKVKSIDVEAWSPRQQKYFEVGSCSNLGDAQARRLGIRVKNKETGNYFPHTLNNTVVAPPRMLIAFLENNLNADGSVRIPAPLRMYMGGKEVIR; encoded by the coding sequence ATGTTGGATATCAAATTGGTCCGCAGCAATCCCGATCTGGTCAAGGAGAACATCAAAAAAAAGTTTCAGGACGAAAAGCTCGTGCTTGTCGACGAGGTGCTGGAGATGGACCAGCAGTTCCGCGACGCCAAGGCGCGGGGCGATTTTCTGCGCAGCCAGCGCAACACCATCAGCCGCAAGATCGGTACGCTGATGGGCCAGGGCAAACGAGAAGAGGCGGAGAAAACCAAGGCGGAGGTGGCGGCCATCTCCAAGGAGCTTGCGCAGCTGGAGATGCGCGAGGAGCAGCTCAGCGCAAAGATCCGCGAGCGCATGCTGGTGATCCCCAACATCATTGACCCCTCCGTGCCCATCGGCCGGGATGATTCGCAAAACGTGGAGGTGGCGCGCTTTGGCGAGCCGGCGGTGCCGGATTTTGCGGTGCCCTACCATGTGGAGATCATGGAAAAGCTGCATGGCATCGATCTGGACAGCGCCCGCAAAACAAGCGGCAACGGCTTTTACTACCTGTGCGGGGATATCGCGCGCCTGCACTCGGCCATCCTCTCCTACGCCCGGGATTTTATGATCGATCGCGGCTTTACCTACTACATTCCGCCCTTTATGATCCGCAGCAATGTCGTCACGGGCGTGATGAGCTTTGCCGAGATGGAAAACATGATGTACAAGATCGAGGGCGAGGATCTCTACCTGATCGGCACCAGCGAGCACTCGATGATCGGCAAGTTTATCGACACCATGCTGGAGGAGGACCAGCTTCCCCAGACCCTGACGAGCTACTCGCCCTGCTTCCGCAAGGAGGTGGGCGCCCACGGCATCGAGGAGCGGGGGGTGTACCGCATCCACCAGTTTGAAAAACAGGAGATGATCGTGGTCTGCAAGCCGGAGGAGAGCCCCTCCTGGTTCGTCAAGCTCTACCAAAACACCGTGGATTTCTTCCGCAGCATGGATATCCCAGTGCGCACGCTGGAGTGCTGCTCGGGCGATCTTGCGGACCTCAAGGTCAAGAGCATTGACGTGGAGGCGTGGTCCCCCCGCCAGCAGAAATACTTCGAGGTGGGCAGCTGCTCCAACCTGGGCGACGCGCAGGCGCGCAGGCTGGGCATACGCGTCAAAAACAAGGAGACGGGCAATTACTTTCCCCACACCCTCAACAACACGGTGGTGGCGCCGCCGCGCATGCTGATCGCGTTTTTGGAGAACAACCTCAACGCAGATGGCTCTGTGCGCATCCCCGCGCCGCTGCGCATGTACATGGGGGGCAAGGAGGTCATCCGCTAA
- a CDS encoding polyphosphate polymerase domain-containing protein, translating to MAIHQNAGRHEYKHAINAADAQALCARLARVMQRDEHVRADGTYKIRSLYFDNLFDRALREKLDGVAYREKFRIRYYNDDVDTLFLEKKSKRCDCCFKQSASITRAQCAALLVGDAAPLAHSDEALLRELYAKVRTQLLRPRLIVDYVRAPFVYPAGNVRVTVDTQVRSGLYNCNLFDTALPTLPAGAPGEALLEVKFDAYLPAVIADIIQLPDRRQEAFSKYAACRIYG from the coding sequence TTGGCAATACACCAGAACGCCGGCCGGCATGAATACAAGCACGCCATCAATGCCGCCGATGCCCAGGCGCTGTGCGCGCGCCTTGCGCGCGTGATGCAGCGCGACGAACACGTGCGCGCGGACGGCACCTACAAGATACGCAGCCTGTATTTCGACAACCTCTTCGACCGGGCGCTGCGCGAAAAGCTCGACGGGGTGGCGTACCGGGAAAAATTCCGCATCCGCTATTACAACGATGATGTGGACACGCTGTTCCTGGAAAAAAAGAGCAAGCGATGCGACTGCTGCTTCAAGCAGAGTGCGTCCATCACCAGGGCGCAGTGCGCAGCGCTGCTTGTGGGCGACGCCGCCCCGCTTGCGCACAGCGATGAAGCGCTGCTGCGGGAGCTCTACGCCAAGGTGCGTACCCAGCTGCTGCGCCCGCGCCTGATCGTGGACTATGTGCGCGCGCCCTTTGTCTATCCAGCGGGCAATGTGCGCGTTACGGTGGATACGCAGGTGCGCAGCGGCCTATACAACTGCAACCTGTTTGACACAGCGCTGCCCACCCTGCCCGCGGGCGCGCCGGGCGAGGCTCTGTTGGAGGTCAAATTTGACGCCTATCTGCCCGCGGTGATCGCGGACATCATCCAGCTGCCGGACCGCCGGCAGGAGGCGTTCTCCAAATACGCCGCCTGCCGCATCTACGGTTGA
- a CDS encoding DUF4956 domain-containing protein yields MTFDDIFKSSFLDKVTSFSALDMVIAMALAFALGLFIFYVYKKSFNGVMYSASFALSLIAMTLITTLIIQAVTSNVVLSLGMVGALSIVRFRAAIKEPMDICFLFWSISVGIVLGAGLIPLAVFGSLFIGLILTLFANRRRGAEPYLLVVQCQDDAVEQRVGKLVADCVKKHAVKSKTVSPQGVEVTIEVRMKDNTTQFVNQVAALEGVRQAVLVSYNGAYMS; encoded by the coding sequence ATGACTTTTGACGATATCTTCAAATCCAGCTTTCTGGATAAAGTGACGTCCTTTTCCGCGCTCGATATGGTCATCGCCATGGCGCTCGCCTTTGCGCTGGGCCTGTTTATTTTTTATGTGTATAAAAAGAGCTTCAACGGCGTGATGTACAGCGCAAGCTTCGCGCTGTCGCTCATCGCCATGACGCTTATCACCACCCTGATCATCCAGGCTGTCACCTCCAACGTGGTGCTCTCGCTGGGCATGGTGGGCGCGCTGTCCATCGTGCGCTTTCGCGCCGCCATCAAGGAGCCCATGGACATCTGTTTTCTATTCTGGTCGATCTCGGTGGGCATCGTGCTGGGCGCGGGGCTGATCCCCCTGGCGGTGTTCGGCTCCCTGTTCATCGGCCTGATTTTGACCCTGTTTGCCAACCGCAGGCGGGGGGCGGAGCCCTATCTATTGGTGGTGCAGTGCCAGGATGACGCGGTGGAGCAGCGCGTGGGCAAGCTGGTGGCCGACTGCGTCAAAAAGCACGCGGTCAAATCCAAAACGGTCTCGCCCCAGGGCGTAGAGGTGACCATTGAGGTGCGCATGAAGGACAACACCACCCAGTTTGTCAACCAGGTGGCCGCCCTGGAGGGCGTGCGCCAGGCCGTGCTTGTCAGCTACAACGGCGCGTACATGTCTTAA
- a CDS encoding CotH kinase family protein has product MITKRYVCWIVLCAMLCAVLLCVGMMAWPDALGQASGGVHYAEKLFDKTRISTIDIRVDADAWQEMLDAATQENYIACDLVVNGETFANVGIRPKGNTSLSQVAASESDRYSFKVEMDHYDSGMSYYGLDKFVLNNIHADTTYMKEYLAYDLMDFIGVTSPLCAYTSITVNGEAWGCYLAIEALEESFALRNYGQGYGALYKVEGDRGGRGMGASGGGGDLRYNGDEASSYSDIFSGATFEADEASQERVIQAISQLNAGGDLERYVDVDQALRYFAANTVLVNLDSYVSSLKHNYYLYEKDGCISILPWDFNLAFGGFQAGSASSAVNFPIDTPCASNIDLADRPLLGKLLEVADYAARYHAYLQEIVTDYFNSGRFEAAIDAADALIAPYVQQDATAFVTYEQYKASLPVLKIFGLLRAQSIQGQLDGTIPATSQGQAADASALVDASSINLSDLGSQGGGAQMAPGGGRGAAQGEMPDMPQGEMPDIPQGEMPDVTQDDASDGARGTMPDMPRGASPDALGGDGAGRARQADAQDAFIPGQGQMRGNTPQHTQQDGGQSVGAGTWWLVGLSGAALLVGIALVACFRRHG; this is encoded by the coding sequence ATGATTACCAAGCGATACGTATGCTGGATCGTGCTGTGCGCCATGCTGTGCGCGGTGCTGCTGTGCGTGGGGATGATGGCCTGGCCGGATGCCCTCGGGCAGGCCAGCGGGGGCGTGCATTACGCCGAGAAGCTCTTTGACAAGACGCGCATCTCCACCATCGACATCCGGGTGGATGCGGACGCGTGGCAGGAGATGCTCGACGCCGCCACGCAGGAGAACTACATCGCCTGCGATCTGGTGGTCAACGGCGAGACGTTTGCCAACGTGGGCATCCGACCCAAGGGCAACACCAGCCTTTCGCAGGTGGCCGCCTCCGAGAGCGACCGCTACAGCTTCAAGGTGGAGATGGACCACTACGACAGCGGCATGAGCTACTACGGCCTGGACAAATTTGTGCTCAACAACATCCACGCGGACACCACCTACATGAAGGAATACCTCGCATACGACCTGATGGACTTTATCGGGGTGACCAGCCCCCTGTGCGCCTACACGAGTATCACCGTCAACGGCGAGGCATGGGGCTGCTATCTGGCCATCGAGGCGCTGGAGGAAAGCTTTGCCCTGCGCAATTACGGCCAGGGGTACGGTGCGCTCTACAAGGTGGAGGGCGACCGCGGTGGGCGCGGCATGGGCGCCTCGGGCGGGGGCGGCGATTTGCGCTACAATGGGGACGAAGCCTCCAGTTACAGCGATATCTTCTCCGGCGCCACCTTTGAAGCGGATGAGGCGAGCCAAGAGCGCGTCATCCAGGCCATCAGCCAGCTCAACGCAGGCGGCGACCTGGAACGGTACGTGGACGTGGACCAGGCGCTGCGCTACTTTGCCGCCAATACCGTGCTGGTCAATTTGGACAGCTACGTCTCCAGCTTGAAGCACAACTACTATCTCTATGAAAAGGACGGGTGCATCAGCATCCTGCCCTGGGACTTCAACCTGGCCTTTGGGGGCTTTCAGGCGGGCAGCGCGTCGAGCGCGGTCAATTTCCCCATCGACACGCCCTGTGCCAGCAACATCGATCTTGCCGACCGGCCGCTATTGGGCAAGTTGCTGGAGGTGGCGGATTATGCCGCGCGCTACCACGCCTATCTGCAGGAGATCGTGACGGATTACTTCAACAGCGGGCGCTTTGAGGCGGCTATTGACGCGGCCGACGCGCTAATCGCGCCCTATGTGCAGCAGGACGCCACCGCCTTTGTGACGTACGAACAGTACAAGGCGTCGCTGCCGGTGCTTAAAATCTTCGGTCTGCTGCGCGCCCAGAGCATCCAGGGCCAGCTGGATGGCACCATTCCCGCCACCAGCCAGGGGCAGGCGGCGGATGCGAGCGCCCTTGTGGACGCCTCTTCCATCAATCTAAGCGACCTGGGCAGCCAGGGCGGCGGCGCACAGATGGCCCCGGGCGGGGGCAGGGGCGCCGCGCAGGGCGAAATGCCTGACATGCCGCAGGGCGAAATGCCGGATATACCGCAGGGCGAAATGCCTGATGTAACGCAGGATGACGCGTCGGACGGGGCGCGGGGCACGATGCCCGACATGCCGCGGGGCGCGTCACCAGATGCCCTTGGGGGGGACGGTGCGGGCCGCGCGCGGCAGGCGGACGCGCAGGATGCCTTTATACCTGGCCAAGGGCAGATGCGCGGCAATACACCCCAGCACACGCAACAAGACGGCGGCCAAAGCGTGGGCGCGGGCACGTGGTGGCTAGTGGGCCTCAGCGGCGCCGCGCTGCTGGTGGGCATTGCGCTGGTTGCCTGCTTCCGGCGCCACGGTTAA
- a CDS encoding DUF4214 domain-containing protein, with product MRSKSILALVLSAALILGALPAGAAWAQDAQADIMQITDSHAPVLEAAAGSALQLVGQVVMHTQQGSAVARWEYSRDQGASWTRVDSNQVSINPPQVGVQVPVTASLRSVPAALHGAIYRLRVTYTDANAQQVFEGPAHVLRVLGNTAVIYQPIALPFEGAGNITATSAVDGAGAYVDGYAFALAKGQCVQLDMTGDIEGAHLRLMDAAGNPLLAKDADAGVVSMTYTAPQAGTYLLACGSASAGKTGSYRLRIGDKRAEVTYPQTALPLEETIALDASVQDASGRYARGYTVALAFGDTLHIQTNVPLGMAIYDADGTCIASADQAQSLQRCVLAAGTYRVLLTAGAATQAALRMARTPMRQDIQQQLTLPAQTQWTMDARHQVALGDAQGFLQSFSFTAKAMHVLQGTLRGDGVSGGAFYLFDPDGADVSGALVCAAASGQVRVSALLQKAGAYKLVYIGAQADAACALALDAPPPLALTTNLSDDSTLAQGETLRVLMRGVGMDNAAPVQDDVRYLPVSWAIGDKSGTFAQDRYALDASGLALGAHTLRLTFALQRYDGGMWVTQSGARYTYDACAFTVTQKAPVQYAITVTQAQHGTITPEGTHQVNEGGSLNVTFVPDASYELYKVLLDGQLVDAQNNRYTLADVRENHTVSAIFRPIVGEDTLLVGDAAAGGAHASVQAALDSLQGAHTGALSIVLVSDTAWQDDDLVVVPDDRGITSLTIRTLEQGATYQVGGPDAHFYANGVPVHWLGGVIASLHGGGREAGNQARQIHVSGGRITRLLDCAGQNLLLDGGSVQRLQIGGACQTTIAGKVKIAGEIIGSDAATLLLQDVGTADAPCDIARLQGFARVALQRTYLRITQAGSAVGDLDLPAQSSLQHPATGTLQIGNLTGGGTLYLGRNAVLACGRAGLFVSGRTAIVAPDAASATVLVKPRCQNGGLPPFAAGNFSLEGSALGLALDAQQQVRVCAAGQASQGVHTLHVRVQGGGSVAGVRQNSSITVDHNATWRVPFIADSGQMVTSVKVDGRAVIPARYDTAWPFANIAQDHTLEVTFAARRDYRVNIQSNFGGTAALLVSGDMSGVNAQNTSAIAPASYAGVICRIVPASGWALDTIRSNGAAAAPLRDGVDSTLYYFTLGGNTTLDVQFKPASMAAKREAFVRRLYQAVLNRTPSQQEVDNWCGDLASGKETGATIVKGFIFSDEYLQQNTSDAQYVDMLYHVILDRAPDPVGGSGWKQDLAGGLSRYYVMCGFVHATEYRQLCQSYGITAGTLSLFEPRDVHPQLAKFVGRFYQYFLDRSSDSVGINHWVNLLSSHGASGSDIVMGFIESREFEAHRFSDDTYVQRLYRALLDRQADPVGLADWTNRLRTQNRRSIALGFIGSYEFQDICQRYGIRRQ from the coding sequence ATGCGGAGCAAATCTATCCTCGCGCTCGTTTTGAGCGCCGCGCTCATTCTCGGGGCACTGCCCGCAGGCGCCGCATGGGCGCAGGACGCGCAGGCAGACATCATGCAGATCACCGACAGCCACGCGCCGGTCTTGGAGGCAGCCGCAGGCAGTGCGCTGCAGCTTGTGGGGCAGGTGGTCATGCACACCCAGCAGGGCAGCGCCGTGGCGCGCTGGGAGTACAGCCGCGACCAGGGGGCCAGCTGGACGCGCGTGGACAGCAACCAGGTGAGCATCAACCCGCCGCAGGTGGGCGTACAGGTGCCCGTCACAGCGTCTCTGCGCAGTGTGCCGGCCGCGCTGCACGGCGCCATATACCGCCTGCGCGTCACCTACACCGATGCAAACGCACAGCAAGTCTTTGAGGGCCCCGCGCACGTGCTGCGCGTTTTGGGCAACACTGCTGTTATATACCAGCCCATTGCGCTTCCCTTTGAGGGCGCGGGCAACATCACCGCCACCTCTGCGGTGGACGGCGCGGGCGCGTATGTGGACGGCTACGCCTTTGCCCTTGCCAAGGGGCAGTGCGTGCAGCTGGATATGACCGGCGATATCGAGGGGGCGCACCTGCGCCTGATGGATGCGGCGGGAAATCCCCTGCTTGCCAAAGACGCGGACGCGGGCGTGGTGAGCATGACGTACACCGCGCCGCAGGCCGGCACGTATCTGCTCGCCTGCGGCAGCGCTTCGGCGGGCAAAACAGGCAGCTACCGCCTGCGCATTGGGGACAAGCGCGCGGAGGTGACCTATCCCCAGACGGCGCTGCCGCTGGAGGAGACCATCGCGCTGGACGCCAGCGTGCAGGACGCCTCAGGCCGCTACGCGCGCGGGTACACTGTGGCGCTGGCATTTGGCGACACGCTCCATATCCAGACAAACGTGCCCCTTGGCATGGCGATCTATGATGCGGACGGCACGTGCATCGCATCGGCGGATCAGGCGCAGAGCCTCCAGCGGTGCGTGCTTGCGGCGGGCACCTACCGTGTGCTGCTGACAGCCGGCGCCGCCACGCAGGCGGCGCTGCGCATGGCGCGCACCCCCATGCGCCAGGATATCCAGCAGCAGCTGACCCTGCCCGCCCAGACCCAGTGGACCATGGACGCCAGACATCAGGTGGCGCTGGGCGATGCGCAGGGGTTTTTGCAGAGCTTTTCCTTTACGGCAAAGGCTATGCACGTGCTGCAGGGGACGCTGCGCGGCGACGGGGTTTCGGGCGGCGCGTTTTATCTCTTCGATCCGGACGGCGCGGACGTCTCCGGCGCGCTTGTGTGCGCTGCTGCGTCCGGCCAGGTACGGGTATCCGCGCTGCTGCAAAAGGCAGGCGCGTACAAACTGGTGTATATCGGCGCGCAGGCGGACGCCGCCTGTGCGCTCGCGCTGGACGCGCCGCCCCCGCTTGCGCTGACCACCAACCTTTCGGATGACAGCACCCTTGCCCAGGGCGAGACGCTGCGCGTCTTGATGCGCGGCGTGGGCATGGACAATGCCGCGCCCGTGCAGGACGATGTGCGCTACCTGCCCGTGAGCTGGGCAATTGGCGACAAGAGCGGCACGTTTGCGCAGGACCGCTACGCGCTGGATGCTTCCGGCCTTGCGCTGGGCGCGCATACGCTGCGGCTGACGTTTGCGCTGCAGCGCTACGATGGGGGCATGTGGGTCACCCAGAGCGGCGCGCGCTACACCTATGACGCCTGCGCTTTTACTGTAACGCAAAAGGCGCCCGTGCAGTACGCGATCACAGTCACCCAGGCGCAGCACGGTACCATCACCCCTGAGGGCACGCATCAGGTCAATGAAGGCGGCAGCCTCAACGTTACCTTTGTACCCGATGCATCGTATGAGCTTTACAAAGTGTTGCTCGACGGGCAGTTGGTGGACGCGCAGAACAACCGCTATACGCTCGCAGATGTGCGCGAAAACCACACCGTATCAGCCATCTTCCGGCCCATCGTAGGCGAAGACACGCTGCTGGTCGGCGATGCGGCGGCAGGCGGCGCGCACGCAAGCGTGCAGGCAGCGCTTGACAGCCTGCAGGGCGCGCATACAGGCGCGCTTTCGATCGTACTGGTATCGGATACCGCCTGGCAGGACGATGACCTGGTGGTGGTGCCTGACGATCGCGGCATCACGAGCCTGACAATCCGCACCCTGGAGCAGGGGGCGACCTACCAGGTGGGTGGGCCGGACGCGCATTTCTACGCAAACGGCGTGCCCGTGCACTGGTTGGGCGGCGTTATTGCCAGCCTGCACGGCGGCGGGCGGGAAGCGGGCAATCAGGCCCGCCAGATACACGTCAGCGGCGGCAGGATCACCCGGCTGCTGGACTGCGCGGGCCAGAATCTGCTGCTTGACGGGGGATCGGTGCAGCGGCTGCAGATCGGCGGGGCGTGCCAGACGACCATTGCGGGCAAGGTGAAAATTGCGGGGGAGATTATCGGAAGCGATGCGGCTACGCTGCTGTTGCAGGATGTTGGCACAGCGGACGCCCCGTGCGATATCGCGCGCCTGCAGGGCTTTGCGCGCGTCGCCTTGCAGCGCACCTACCTGCGCATCACCCAGGCGGGCAGCGCGGTGGGCGATCTGGACCTGCCCGCGCAGAGCAGCCTGCAGCATCCTGCCACGGGCACGCTGCAGATCGGCAACCTCACGGGCGGCGGAACACTGTACCTGGGCAGGAACGCTGTGCTTGCCTGCGGACGCGCGGGCCTGTTTGTCAGCGGACGCACAGCCATCGTCGCGCCTGACGCCGCATCCGCGACGGTGCTGGTCAAACCGCGCTGCCAAAACGGCGGTCTCCCGCCCTTTGCAGCGGGCAACTTCTCCCTTGAAGGCAGCGCGCTGGGCCTTGCGCTGGACGCCCAGCAGCAGGTGCGCGTCTGCGCGGCCGGACAGGCGTCCCAGGGTGTCCACACCCTGCACGTGCGCGTGCAAGGCGGAGGCAGCGTTGCGGGCGTGCGCCAAAACAGCAGCATCACCGTGGACCACAATGCCACCTGGCGCGTGCCTTTTATCGCGGACAGCGGCCAGATGGTCACCTCTGTCAAAGTGGACGGCAGGGCCGTCATTCCGGCGCGCTACGATACCGCTTGGCCGTTTGCGAACATCGCGCAGGACCACACGCTGGAGGTCACCTTTGCCGCGCGACGGGATTACCGCGTCAACATCCAGAGCAATTTCGGGGGCACGGCCGCGCTGCTGGTCTCCGGCGATATGTCGGGCGTCAACGCGCAGAACACCAGCGCCATCGCGCCGGCAAGCTACGCGGGCGTCATCTGTCGCATCGTGCCAGCCAGCGGCTGGGCGCTGGATACCATCCGCAGCAATGGCGCAGCCGCCGCGCCGCTGCGCGATGGGGTGGATAGCACACTCTACTACTTTACCCTTGGCGGAAATACCACCTTGGACGTGCAGTTCAAACCGGCCAGCATGGCCGCCAAGCGCGAGGCGTTTGTGCGTAGGCTATATCAGGCGGTATTGAACAGAACACCATCGCAGCAAGAAGTGGACAACTGGTGCGGCGATCTGGCCAGCGGAAAAGAAACCGGTGCAACGATTGTTAAAGGCTTTATATTCAGCGATGAGTATCTACAACAAAACACCTCCGACGCGCAGTACGTCGATATGCTCTATCATGTCATACTCGATCGTGCACCTGACCCAGTGGGTGGTTCGGGGTGGAAACAGGACCTTGCAGGTGGCCTGAGCCGCTATTATGTCATGTGCGGGTTTGTGCATGCCACTGAGTACCGCCAGCTCTGCCAAAGCTATGGTATCACAGCAGGGACACTTTCCCTTTTTGAACCACGCGATGTGCATCCTCAGTTAGCGAAGTTCGTGGGACGTTTCTATCAATACTTTCTTGATCGGTCGTCAGATTCCGTGGGCATCAACCATTGGGTCAATCTTCTCTCTAGTCATGGTGCCTCAGGCAGTGATATCGTTATGGGCTTTATTGAGAGTCGTGAATTTGAGGCACATCGTTTCAGCGATGATACATACGTCCAGCGGCTTTATCGCGCGCTGCTCGATCGTCAGGCCGATCCAGTAGGTCTTGCAGACTGGACAAACCGCCTCCGCACACAAAACCGCCGTAGTATTGCACTTGGGTTCATTGGTTCCTATGAATTTCAGGACATATGCCAGCGCTACGGCATACGGCGTCAATAA
- a CDS encoding rubredoxin: protein MHKYVCSICGYVYDEAAGIPSAGITPGTRWEDLPADWVCPLCGAAKSAFKRQGTPAPAPAPKGPAPATHAAEGPLRSGELSALFSNLAKGCEKQYLPELAAQFGQLADYYQQKAAPEKSARLEALQTLLAADLDSAYPEAHAAAGAAADRGAKRALVWSEKVTRMLQSLLNRYQQEGAGFLAHTNVYVCEICGFIYVGDAPPEICPVCKVPRLKIALQQRR from the coding sequence ATGCACAAATACGTCTGTTCCATCTGCGGCTACGTCTACGATGAGGCAGCAGGCATCCCAAGCGCCGGCATCACGCCCGGCACCCGGTGGGAGGACCTTCCCGCCGACTGGGTCTGCCCCCTGTGCGGCGCGGCCAAGTCCGCGTTCAAACGGCAGGGCACCCCCGCGCCGGCGCCCGCGCCCAAAGGACCTGCGCCCGCCACCCACGCCGCGGAGGGACCGCTCAGATCGGGCGAGCTCAGCGCGCTGTTCTCCAACCTGGCCAAGGGCTGCGAGAAGCAGTACCTGCCCGAGCTGGCCGCCCAGTTTGGCCAGCTGGCCGATTACTACCAGCAGAAGGCCGCGCCCGAAAAGAGCGCGCGCCTGGAGGCGCTCCAAACCCTGCTTGCAGCGGATCTGGACAGCGCTTACCCCGAGGCGCACGCCGCGGCCGGCGCCGCTGCGGACCGCGGGGCCAAGCGCGCGCTGGTCTGGAGTGAAAAGGTGACCCGCATGCTGCAGTCCCTGCTCAACCGCTATCAGCAGGAGGGCGCGGGGTTTCTGGCCCATACCAATGTGTATGTGTGCGAGATCTGCGGCTTCATCTACGTGGGCGACGCGCCGCCGGAGATCTGCCCCGTTTGCAAGGTCCCCCGTCTGAAAATCGCCCTGCAGCAAAGGAGGTAA
- a CDS encoding 4Fe-4S binding protein → MRAVRNIRLCTKDCLCLYVCPTGATDTETGQIDADKCIGCGVCAGACPSHAIAMVPEQYPPQQPKSDAVRDALFSIARRKVRQENIARQIAAATDDPIVRQLAEAFAKSNRLIAEDILREAGYMLPQSGNAHALLAALLDAPQDADFPAATVRQLLGALPDNDAQGK, encoded by the coding sequence ATGCGCGCTGTTAGAAATATCCGCCTGTGTACCAAGGACTGCCTGTGCCTCTACGTCTGCCCCACCGGCGCTACGGACACCGAGACCGGCCAGATCGACGCAGACAAATGCATCGGCTGCGGCGTATGCGCCGGGGCCTGCCCCTCCCACGCCATCGCCATGGTGCCCGAGCAGTACCCGCCCCAGCAGCCCAAATCGGATGCTGTCAGGGACGCGCTCTTCTCGATCGCCCGGCGCAAGGTCCGTCAGGAAAACATCGCCCGTCAAATCGCCGCGGCCACAGACGATCCCATCGTGCGCCAGCTTGCCGAGGCGTTTGCCAAATCCAACCGCCTGATAGCGGAGGACATCCTGCGCGAGGCGGGATACATGCTGCCACAGAGCGGCAACGCGCACGCGCTGCTTGCGGCGCTGCTTGACGCGCCGCAGGACGCGGATTTCCCCGCGGCAACCGTGCGCCAGCTGCTTGGCGCGCTGCCCGACAACGACGCACAGGGGAAATAG